Genomic DNA from Halobaculum sp. CBA1158:
CGCTCGTCTTGCTCGTGTTCGCTATCCTCAGCTACTTCATCACGGTGTTCATCGTGCAGGTCGGTGCCGGGCTGGCCGGCTACTCGCCCACCGGCGACTTCGTCGCGCTGTCGGCGGCCGTCCTCGCGACGGGCGCGATCGTCGCCGGCGCGACCCCGCTGTCGGGGCTCAGCGGCCTCTCGGAGTAGCGACCGACCGACCGCGGCTCACGCCGTCAGCTCGCGGTAGTACGCCACCGAGAAGGTGCCGAAGAAACCGCCAAAGAGCGTGCCCAGCACGACCGTCAGCGCGGAGACGCCGACGGCTCTCAGCGAGGGCATCGACACGACGAACGGGTCCGCGCCCGCGGGGACGGTCGGCGCGGCCAGCGCCGAGGCGAGGCCGACGACCAGCCCGAACGCGCCCGCGAGCACGCCAACCAACAGCGTGTAGCCGAGCACGCTCGCGAGGTTGCGGCGGACCAGCCCCGCGCTGTGTGTGATCGCGTCGATCGCGTCGCGGTCGTCGATCACGATCGCCTGCCCGTAGAACTGGATCAGGAACGCGACCAGCAGGTACGCGAGTACCACGGCGAGCAGGACGATCCCGACGGCCGCCACCAACGCGAGGTCCGGCTCGGCACCGGCCCCGCCGGCCGGGAAGAAGCCGATCGCCCCGAACAGCACCGCGACGAACGCGATGGCCCCGAGCGCGAGGTTCACCCCGAAGAGGATCAGGTACACCACGAACACAGGGACGAAGTTCTCCTTGCCCTCGGCGACGAACGTCGCGAGCGACGTGCGCTCGTCGAGCGCCTCGTCGACCATCCCGATGAGCCCCGCCTGCACGAACGGGACGGCGACGACGTACACCAGCGAGAACACCAGCGACACCACGCCCGCGATCAGGGGCGCGCTCGACTGCAACAGCAACTGCGGCACCTGAAACAGCGTCAGCAGCAGCACGGGCACGAACAGGACCGGGTCGGCGGCGAGCGTCGACGGCGTCCGGCGGAGGGCGGTCTGGAGGGCCACGACTGAACATCCGTTCAGTCCATGATAAATGTACTGACCGATCGGCGGCCCGACGGGGACTCCGTCGTCGCCCCGGCGGTCGTGGCGACCCGTCTCGAGCGGTCACTCCTCCTCGTCAGTCCTCGCGACGACCGCCTCGGCCCCGCACTCCGGGCACTCGTCGCGGTCGACCTCGAACCGTTCCCCGCAGGCCTGACAGCGGTACTCCGCGTTCCGCTCGGCCTCCGCCTTCGCGGTCTGCTTGAACTGTTCGACCTGCCGTCCGATCCGTTCGAAGAGCCCCATGGTCGGATGTGACGGGCGACTGGATGAATAAGCGTTCCCCGAGAGACGGGGCTCGGGCCGTCGCACGCCACCGCGGTCGCTGACGTGCGTCGGTCCCCCAGATTGACCGGCACTCGTTCGCGAGCGCGTCGTGGGCGTGCCGACGTGCGTCGCGGCGGCCGTGCTGTTTCCAGGCGGCTGCGCTCCGGCATCGAGGATCGGTCGCCGTCGTCGGTCGTCGTCGGTCGCGGTTCGGCGACGGCCCTCGACGGCCCGATCGGATGACTCAGTACGGAGAGAGACGCCGGTTCAGTCCGCCTTCGCCTGCCACCCGCGCACGGTGTCGGGCCCGACGCCGTCGAGTTCGTCCGCGAGCGCGTCCGGTTCCGTCTCCTTGAGCGAGGAGACGTCCTCGATCCCGGCGTCCTTCAGTTTCGCTGCGGTCTTCTCGCCGATCCCCTCGATCGCCTCCAGCTCCGACCCCGCCTGCCGGGACTGGTACTCCCGGTAGTTGCAGATCGGACAGCCCAGCTCCCACGGCTCGTCGCCCGAGTGGACCACCAGGTGCGGGAGGTCGTGCTCCTCGCAGGTCTCGTCGGTCACCTCGATCTCGCCGCGGCGCGGCAGCGGCAGCGAGTACTCGCACTCCGGATACCGGGTACAGCCCACGAGCCGCGAGCCGGAGCGCAGGCGCTTGATCGCGAGCTTCCCGCCGTGTTCCGACGAGTCGCTTCCCGCCGCGCTCTCCCCACATTCGGGGCAGTCTCCGATCACTTCGTCCTCCTCCTCGTCGGCCTCGTCGGCCTGACACTGCGGGCAGCCGTGGACGAACGTCTTGCGACCCGCGAGCATCTTCACGTGGTTCAGCCCGTGGTCGTCGCACACCTCGTCGAGGATGAGCGGCTTGCCCGTCGACGGCAGCGGGAGGGTGTACTCGCAGTCGGGGTAGCCGTCGCAGCCGACGAAGTACGACCCCGCCCGCGACTTGCGCACGAGGAGGGTGTCGCCGCACTCGGGACACGGCCCCAGTTGCTTGTCCGCCTTCAGCGACTTCTGGAGGTGGTCGCCGACCGCCTCTCGCGACTCGGCCAGCTCGTCGAACACCGCAGAGAGCATCTCGCGGGACTCGTCGGCGACCTCGTCGAACTCTTTTTTCCCCGAGGCGATGGCCTGCATGTCCGCCTCGAGTTGGGCGGTCATCTCGTCGCTCACGATGCGGTCGGCGAACTCCTCGCTGGCCTTCACGACCGCCTTCGCCAGGCCGGTCGGCCGGGGCGGGTCGCTCTCGATATAGCCGCGGTCGTACAGCTTCTGTATCACGTCGTGGCGCGTCGCCTTCGTCCCGATCCCCATGTCCTCCATCGTCTCGATGAGCCGGGACTGGCCGTACCGGCGCGGCGGCTGGGTCTGCTTGGCCTCCAAGGCCGTGTCGACGATCCCCAGCGCCTCGCCCTCCGACACGTCGGGGACGTAGCTCTCGTTGGTCGAGAAGTACGGGTACACGGCGTGGTACCCCTCCTCTGTGAGCCGCTTGCCGTTGGACTTCAGCCGCAGCGGGCCGTCGTCGACGCCCGCGGCCGACTCGCCGGCGGCGACCTCGGTGACGACGCGGAGGTGTTCCCACTCGGCGTCCGGCGCGCACGTCGCGAGGAACCGTCGCACCACCAGTTCGTACACCTCCCACTCGTCGTCGGAGAGCTCCGAGGGGGCCGGGAGCTCCCCGGTCGGGTGGATCGGCGGGTGGTCGGTCGTCTCCTCGTCGCCCTCAGTCGGTTCGATGTCGTCAAGCTCCAGCAGCGACTCGGCGTCGTCGCCGAACTCGCGACCCATCGACAGCTCCTCCAGCAGCTCCCGCTCCTCCAGGTCCTCGGGGTAGACGGTGTTGTCCGTGCGCGGGTAGGTGATGAACCCGGCCGTGTAGAGGTCCTCCGCCATGCTCATCGCGCGCTGTGCGGAGTAGCCGATCGAGGAGGCCGCGCGGATGAACTGCGTCGTGTTGAACGGCGCGGGCGGCTCGTCGGTCCGCCGACGGCGACGCACCGACGACACGGTCGCCGACTCGGCCTCCAACAGCCGGTCGTACACCGCCTCGGCGGTCGCCTCGTCCCAGACGCGCTCGGCCTCGGTGCCGTCGTCGTCCTCGTAGAAGTACTGCGCGTCGAAGCCGTCCTCGTCGGGGTCCGCCTCCTCGCCGTCGCGTTTCAGCAGGTCGGCGAACAGCTCCCAGTAGTCCTCGGGGTCAAACGCCTCGATCTCGCGCTCGCGGTCGACGATCAGCTTGAGGGTCGGCCCCTGCACCCGGCCGACGGAGATGAAGTCGTCGCCCAGTTGGCGGGCAGACAGCGACAGGAACCGCGTCAGCGACGCCCCCCAGATCA
This window encodes:
- a CDS encoding DNA topoisomerase I, with product MELIVTEKDNAARRLSEILSNGDFDTERRAGVNVYRWGGTRCIGLSGHVVAVDFPPEYDDWRDVEPVELIDAPVRKRPTQEGIVRALRLLSRDADRVVIATDYDREGELIGKEAYELIREVNEDVPVDRVRFSSITENEVRGAFEDRDEIDFDLAAAGEARQIIDLIWGASLTRFLSLSARQLGDDFISVGRVQGPTLKLIVDREREIEAFDPEDYWELFADLLKRDGEEADPDEDGFDAQYFYEDDDGTEAERVWDEATAEAVYDRLLEAESATVSSVRRRRRTDEPPAPFNTTQFIRAASSIGYSAQRAMSMAEDLYTAGFITYPRTDNTVYPEDLEERELLEELSMGREFGDDAESLLELDDIEPTEGDEETTDHPPIHPTGELPAPSELSDDEWEVYELVVRRFLATCAPDAEWEHLRVVTEVAAGESAAGVDDGPLRLKSNGKRLTEEGYHAVYPYFSTNESYVPDVSEGEALGIVDTALEAKQTQPPRRYGQSRLIETMEDMGIGTKATRHDVIQKLYDRGYIESDPPRPTGLAKAVVKASEEFADRIVSDEMTAQLEADMQAIASGKKEFDEVADESREMLSAVFDELAESREAVGDHLQKSLKADKQLGPCPECGDTLLVRKSRAGSYFVGCDGYPDCEYTLPLPSTGKPLILDEVCDDHGLNHVKMLAGRKTFVHGCPQCQADEADEEEDEVIGDCPECGESAAGSDSSEHGGKLAIKRLRSGSRLVGCTRYPECEYSLPLPRRGEIEVTDETCEEHDLPHLVVHSGDEPWELGCPICNYREYQSRQAGSELEAIEGIGEKTAAKLKDAGIEDVSSLKETEPDALADELDGVGPDTVRGWQAKAD